One Amycolatopsis sp. NBC_00355 genomic window carries:
- a CDS encoding HoxN/HupN/NixA family nickel/cobalt transporter, whose protein sequence is MGGTIETTGSRLSRREWVSVGGMAGFILLLNVVGWVVLAAFVAPQHYALGTSGVFGIGLGVTAFTLGMRHAFDADHIAAIDNTTRKLMADGQRPLSVGFWFSLGHSTIVFVLCLLLSLGVRALAGQVEDDGSALHKTTGLIGTSVSGVFLYVIAILNLVVLVGILRVFKRMRRGEFDEAALEHQLDNRGLMNRLLRGATKAVRKPWHIYPVGLLFGLGFDTATEIGLLVLAAGAATFALPWYAILVLPILFAAGMSLFDTVDGCFMNFAYGWAFAKPVRKIFYNLTVTALSVAVALLIGTIELVSILAEKLDITSGPLAAIASVDLDYVGFGIVGLFVLTWVIALAVWRFGRIEEKWSAKLG, encoded by the coding sequence ATGGGTGGCACGATCGAAACGACCGGTTCACGGCTTTCCCGCCGTGAATGGGTCTCCGTGGGCGGGATGGCCGGGTTCATCCTGCTGCTGAACGTCGTGGGCTGGGTGGTGCTGGCGGCTTTCGTCGCACCCCAGCACTACGCGTTGGGGACGTCCGGCGTGTTCGGGATCGGGCTGGGCGTCACGGCGTTCACGCTCGGCATGCGGCACGCCTTCGACGCCGATCACATCGCCGCGATCGACAACACCACCCGCAAGCTGATGGCCGACGGCCAGCGGCCGCTGTCGGTCGGTTTCTGGTTCTCGCTCGGGCACTCGACGATCGTCTTCGTGCTGTGCCTGCTGCTCTCCCTCGGCGTCCGGGCGCTGGCCGGGCAGGTCGAGGACGACGGGTCGGCGCTGCACAAGACCACCGGCCTCATCGGAACGTCGGTGTCCGGCGTGTTCCTGTACGTGATCGCGATCCTCAACCTCGTGGTGCTCGTCGGCATCCTGCGGGTCTTCAAGCGGATGCGCCGCGGCGAGTTCGACGAGGCCGCGCTGGAGCACCAGCTGGACAACCGGGGCCTGATGAACCGGCTGCTGCGCGGGGCGACGAAAGCCGTGCGCAAGCCGTGGCACATCTACCCCGTCGGCCTGCTGTTCGGGCTGGGCTTCGACACCGCGACGGAGATCGGCCTGCTGGTGCTGGCCGCGGGCGCCGCGACGTTCGCCCTGCCCTGGTACGCGATCCTCGTGCTGCCGATCCTGTTCGCGGCCGGGATGAGCCTGTTCGACACCGTGGACGGCTGTTTCATGAACTTCGCCTACGGCTGGGCGTTCGCGAAGCCGGTGCGCAAGATCTTCTACAACCTCACGGTGACGGCCCTGTCGGTCGCCGTCGCGCTGCTGATCGGCACGATCGAATTGGTGTCGATCCTCGCCGAGAAGCTCGACATCACGTCCGGGCCGCTGGCCGCGATCGCGTCGGTCGACCTGGACTACGTCGGGTTCGGGATCGTCGGGTTGTTCGTGCTCACCTGGGTGATCGCACTGGCGGTGTGGCGGTTCGGGCGGATCGAGGAGAAGTGGTCCGCGAAGCTGGGGTGA
- a CDS encoding MFS transporter, with amino-acid sequence MTIRRSSNDRLGILLVLAVGTFTVGTDGFVLNGLLPTIAADLHVTESVAGQLTTVFALTYAVASPLIAAFTGTWDRRWVLAGGMALFTVGMAGQALGTSFAVVAAARLLAAVGAAAFQSNAYVLAGALSSEERRGRALSTVAAGMSVSMVLGVPIGVLAGHWFGWRAVMWGIGVVAVVVAALIPIIPEVRVPAAGLRERLAVVVRPAVARVLVVTVFGTLAGFTVFVYLPVLVAPVATGAVLSWVLVGFGLGQLAGTTFTGRATDRLGPARVLALSLAGTAVVLAVLDLAVLTLPGALLLALFAGAFGGMMMVPQQHRLFTIAPDVPTVALGVNGSAIYVGGALGSVLGGVVLAEAGPAWVGPAGALAALAALALGVTPASRTTSPRSARTATPPVRSPR; translated from the coding sequence ATGACGATTCGACGATCATCTAATGATCGGCTGGGGATCCTGCTCGTCCTCGCGGTCGGCACGTTCACCGTCGGCACCGACGGGTTCGTGCTCAACGGCCTGCTGCCCACCATCGCCGCCGACCTGCACGTGACGGAGTCCGTCGCGGGCCAGCTCACCACCGTCTTCGCCCTGACGTACGCGGTCGCGTCGCCGCTCATCGCCGCGTTCACCGGCACCTGGGACCGCCGGTGGGTGCTGGCCGGCGGCATGGCGCTGTTCACCGTGGGCATGGCCGGGCAGGCGCTCGGGACGTCGTTCGCGGTGGTCGCCGCGGCCCGGCTGCTCGCGGCGGTCGGCGCGGCCGCGTTCCAGTCCAACGCCTACGTCCTCGCCGGGGCGCTCTCGTCCGAAGAACGCCGAGGGCGGGCGCTGTCCACGGTCGCCGCCGGGATGAGCGTGTCGATGGTGCTCGGCGTCCCGATCGGCGTGCTCGCCGGGCACTGGTTCGGCTGGCGCGCGGTGATGTGGGGGATCGGCGTGGTCGCGGTCGTCGTCGCGGCCCTGATCCCGATCATCCCCGAGGTCCGCGTGCCCGCCGCCGGGCTGCGCGAACGCCTCGCCGTCGTCGTGCGGCCGGCGGTCGCCCGCGTCCTGGTGGTGACGGTCTTCGGCACGCTCGCCGGGTTCACCGTGTTCGTCTACCTGCCGGTGCTGGTCGCGCCGGTCGCGACCGGCGCGGTGCTGTCGTGGGTGCTGGTCGGGTTCGGGCTCGGCCAGCTCGCCGGGACGACGTTCACCGGCCGCGCCACCGACCGCCTCGGCCCGGCACGGGTCCTCGCGCTTTCGCTGGCCGGCACCGCCGTCGTGCTCGCCGTGCTGGATCTCGCCGTGCTGACGCTGCCCGGGGCGTTGCTGCTCGCGCTGTTCGCCGGCGCGTTCGGCGGGATGATGATGGTGCCGCAGCAGCACCGGCTGTTCACGATCGCGCCGGACGTCCCGACCGTCGCACTGGGCGTCAACGGCTCGGCGATCTACGTCGGCGGCGCGCTCGGCTCGGTGCTCGGCGGCGTCGTCCTCGCCGAAGCGGGCCCGGCGTGGGTCGGCCCGGCCGGCGCGCTCGCCGCCCTGGCCGCGCTCGCGCTGGGCGTCACCCCAGCTTCGCGGACCACTTCTCCTCGATCCGCCCGAACCGCCACACCGCCAGTGCGATCACCCAGGTGA
- a CDS encoding phosphoribosyltransferase, with product MAEEREELSWELFGTAARELAHTIADDGFAPDLILSIARGGLFVAGSLGYALDVKNLHVMNVEFYTGVDQRLDLPVMLPPVPNAVDLTSKKVLIADDVADTGATLKLVRDYCLDHVAEVRSAVVYEKPHSTVKCEYAWRRTDKWINFPWSVLPPVVKREGQVLDA from the coding sequence ATGGCCGAAGAGCGGGAAGAGCTGAGCTGGGAGCTGTTCGGCACGGCAGCGCGTGAACTGGCTCACACGATCGCCGACGACGGCTTCGCGCCCGACCTCATCCTCTCCATCGCCCGCGGCGGCCTGTTCGTCGCCGGCTCGCTCGGGTACGCGCTCGACGTGAAGAACCTGCACGTGATGAACGTCGAGTTCTACACCGGCGTCGACCAGCGCCTCGACCTGCCGGTGATGCTGCCGCCGGTGCCGAACGCCGTCGACCTCACGAGCAAGAAGGTGCTGATCGCCGACGACGTCGCCGACACCGGCGCCACCCTCAAGCTCGTCCGCGACTACTGCCTCGACCACGTCGCCGAGGTGCGCTCGGCCGTCGTCTACGAGAAGCCGCATTCGACGGTCAAGTGCGAGTACGCCTGGCGCCGCACCGACAAGTGGATCAACTTCCCGTGGTCGGTGCTGCCGCCCGTGGTCAAACGCGAAGGACAGGTTCTCGACGCATGA
- a CDS encoding oxidoreductase — MSDPLKPLLDLEGVAAAAKSAQDAVFAVHRLPANLRGGAATAAEASVRAARASAGIEGANPELPADGGVTDPVLAGALRVAETLETLLPTWRRAPMQALARMHVLAAADLVSDPDALGRPHSGGGRLEMLAQLVTGATSVPGPVLTAVVHGELLALKPFGSADGVVARAAARLTMVATGLDPKALSIPEVAFFRRVPRYLEAAEGFASGTSEGVRAWLLFNCEAFEAGAREAKSISDAAS, encoded by the coding sequence ATGAGCGACCCGCTGAAGCCCCTGCTGGACCTCGAAGGTGTGGCGGCGGCGGCGAAATCCGCGCAGGACGCCGTGTTCGCGGTGCACCGCCTCCCGGCGAACCTCCGTGGCGGCGCGGCGACCGCGGCCGAAGCGTCCGTCCGCGCGGCGCGCGCGTCGGCGGGGATCGAAGGCGCCAATCCGGAACTGCCGGCCGACGGCGGGGTCACGGACCCGGTGCTGGCGGGCGCGCTGCGCGTCGCCGAGACGCTGGAGACCCTGCTGCCGACGTGGCGCCGCGCGCCCATGCAAGCGTTGGCACGCATGCACGTTCTCGCCGCGGCGGACCTCGTCAGCGACCCGGATGCGTTGGGGCGCCCGCATTCTGGCGGTGGCCGCTTGGAGATGCTGGCCCAGCTGGTCACCGGCGCGACCTCGGTGCCGGGCCCGGTCCTGACGGCCGTCGTGCACGGGGAACTGTTGGCGCTCAAGCCTTTCGGCAGCGCGGACGGCGTCGTGGCGCGGGCCGCGGCGCGGCTGACGATGGTCGCGACAGGCCTCGACCCGAAGGCGTTGAGCATTCCGGAGGTCGCGTTCTTCCGTCGCGTGCCGCGTTATCTCGAAGCGGCGGAAGGATTCGCGAGCGGGACGTCGGAGGGCGTACGCGCGTGGCTGCTCTTCAACTGCGAAGCGTTCGAAGCCGGTGCGCGCGAGGCGAAGAGCATCTCGGACGCGGCTTCTTAA
- a CDS encoding N-acetylmuramic acid 6-phosphate etherase gives MMTVPTQAVHVDSPTETRNPRTTDIDLMSTSGILGAINAEDRTVAGAVAAVLPQVARAVDYAVEALRAGGRVHYVGAGTSGRLATLDAAELVPTFNVPGDWFIAHHAGGERALRQAVENAEDDDGAGAAEMAAMVQPGDFVLGLTASGRTPYVLGALLAAQRQGAHTGLVSGNAKAAKPPGVDVLIAVDTGPEAIAGSTRMKAGTAQKMILTSFSTATMIKLGRTYSNLMVSMRATNAKLRGRTIRILQEATGMTMADCSDALTEAGGDLKVALVHLLSGVDVTSAAKALHTSGGHVRKALDLVRARAS, from the coding sequence GGGGATCCTGGGCGCGATCAACGCCGAGGACCGCACCGTCGCCGGCGCGGTCGCCGCTGTGCTGCCGCAGGTGGCACGGGCGGTCGACTACGCGGTGGAGGCACTGCGGGCCGGTGGCCGGGTGCACTACGTCGGCGCGGGGACATCGGGTCGTCTCGCCACGCTGGACGCGGCCGAACTGGTGCCGACGTTCAACGTGCCGGGTGACTGGTTCATCGCGCATCACGCCGGCGGCGAGCGCGCTCTGCGCCAAGCCGTCGAAAACGCGGAGGACGACGACGGGGCCGGCGCGGCCGAGATGGCCGCCATGGTCCAGCCGGGTGACTTCGTGCTGGGGCTGACGGCGTCGGGCAGGACGCCGTACGTCTTGGGCGCGCTGCTCGCCGCCCAGCGCCAGGGCGCTCACACCGGCCTCGTGTCGGGCAACGCGAAGGCCGCCAAGCCGCCGGGCGTCGATGTGCTCATCGCCGTCGACACCGGGCCGGAGGCGATCGCCGGCTCGACCCGGATGAAGGCGGGCACGGCGCAGAAGATGATCCTCACGTCGTTCTCGACGGCGACGATGATCAAGCTCGGCCGGACCTACTCCAACCTGATGGTCAGCATGCGGGCCACCAACGCGAAGCTGCGCGGCCGGACCATCCGCATCCTGCAGGAAGCCACCGGCATGACGATGGCGGACTGCTCCGACGCGCTCACCGAGGCCGGGGGCGACCTCAAGGTGGCGCTGGTGCACCTGCTGTCCGGGGTGGACGTCACGAGCGCGGCGAAGGCGCTCCACACGTCCGGCGGGCACGTCCGCAAGGCTCTTGACTTGGTGAGGGCGCGCGCCAGCTAG
- a CDS encoding ArsR/SmtB family transcription factor → MARTLPQPAREAIEIVTVLQALADPVRLEVIRELSTVTEPRSCSLEAYDVDITAATLSHHWRVLREAGLTTTFVDGRRRWVELRRDDLQARFPGLLDAVLA, encoded by the coding sequence GTGGCCAGGACGCTGCCTCAGCCGGCGCGCGAGGCGATCGAGATCGTGACGGTGCTGCAGGCGCTCGCCGATCCGGTGCGCCTGGAGGTCATCCGCGAACTGTCGACGGTGACGGAGCCGCGCAGCTGCTCGCTCGAGGCGTACGACGTCGACATCACGGCGGCGACGCTGTCGCACCACTGGCGCGTACTGCGCGAAGCCGGGTTGACGACGACGTTCGTCGACGGACGCCGGCGCTGGGTCGAACTACGGCGTGACGACCTGCAGGCGCGGTTCCCCGGCCTGCTGGACGCCGTGCTTGCTTAA